The following proteins are co-located in the Chryseobacterium daecheongense genome:
- a CDS encoding exopolysaccharide biosynthesis polyprenyl glycosylphosphotransferase, which produces MQRIRYSRYLKSIILLLDLLVIASVFIFFFLSRNRDLIHDKDIWYENSFPLLLLISFWILLSGRTKIYNIRRNLTYTTFIERIVTHFILFVIGLVLIRKVSNNKFFSSELSWLSLYLFSFILITKSIIYFGIKYLRSIGINNRNVMFLSENSSTNVLKNILNERKDFGYRIFEYPTEIIQTQELQSFWKSNGIHTLFLPLENTFTSQMEDEIFRLAEASKVHISLIPNISQTDLFAYDLGYVETQPVLNQAKYPLDYYSNYLLKRLFDIVFSLVVMIGICLWLFPIIAIFIKLTSKGPVFFIQKRYGFHEEVFSCIKFRTMVVNDESTTRTTSENDARITGIGKFLRKTSLDEMPQFINVLRGEMSIVGPRPHMLAVDNYYKPKIGRYSLRSTVNPGITGLAQVNGLRGDSGDVEVEMKKRILADAFYVRNWSFILDLIIILKTILLVLGGDKNAK; this is translated from the coding sequence ATGCAGAGAATTCGATACTCTAGATATTTAAAATCGATTATCCTTTTGCTTGACCTTTTGGTTATTGCATCTGTTTTTATTTTCTTTTTTTTAAGCAGAAACCGGGATCTTATACACGACAAGGATATTTGGTACGAAAATTCGTTCCCCTTGCTTTTGTTGATCTCTTTTTGGATTCTGCTGAGTGGAAGAACCAAAATTTACAATATAAGAAGAAACCTTACCTACACAACTTTTATAGAACGTATCGTTACTCATTTTATATTGTTTGTAATTGGTCTTGTATTAATAAGAAAGGTAAGTAATAATAAATTTTTCAGCTCAGAGCTTTCTTGGTTGTCGCTGTACCTGTTTTCTTTTATATTGATTACAAAATCCATTATTTATTTTGGAATAAAATATCTGAGATCTATAGGAATTAACAACAGGAATGTGATGTTTCTAAGTGAGAACAGCTCTACGAATGTTTTGAAAAACATATTGAATGAAAGGAAAGATTTCGGATACAGAATTTTTGAATACCCTACTGAAATAATTCAGACCCAAGAGCTTCAGTCCTTCTGGAAGAGCAATGGAATACATACATTATTTCTGCCACTGGAAAATACATTTACCTCTCAGATGGAGGATGAAATTTTCAGATTAGCTGAAGCAAGCAAGGTGCATATTTCGCTGATCCCTAATATATCTCAGACTGATCTTTTTGCTTACGACCTGGGATATGTAGAGACTCAGCCGGTTCTCAATCAGGCAAAGTATCCTTTGGATTATTATTCCAATTACCTTTTAAAAAGATTGTTTGATATCGTTTTTTCACTTGTGGTTATGATAGGTATCTGCTTGTGGCTATTTCCGATAATTGCAATTTTTATCAAGCTGACGTCAAAAGGGCCTGTTTTTTTCATACAGAAAAGATATGGTTTTCATGAGGAAGTATTTAGCTGTATAAAATTCAGAACAATGGTGGTGAATGATGAGTCAACAACGAGAACAACATCGGAAAATGACGCAAGGATCACAGGGATTGGTAAGTTTCTCAGAAAAACAAGCTTGGATGAGATGCCACAGTTTATTAATGTATTAAGGGGAGAGATGTCAATTGTAGGACCTCGTCCTCATATGCTGGCAGTAGATAATTATTATAAACCCAAAATAGGAAGATATAGTCTTAGAAGTACTGTAAATCCAGGGATTACAGGTCTTGCACAGGTAAACGGGCTCAGGGGTGATTCCGGGGATGTGGAGGTTGAAATGAAAAAGCGGATACTGGCTGATGCCTTCTATGTAAGAAACTGGAGCTTCATCCTGGATCTTATCATCATTTTGAAAACTATTTTACTGGTTTTAGGTGGAGATAAAAACGCAAAATAA
- a CDS encoding bifunctional 5,10-methylenetetrahydrofolate dehydrogenase/5,10-methenyltetrahydrofolate cyclohydrolase, giving the protein MAEILDGLKVSKEIKAEIKTEVEKILESKRRAPHLVAILVGNNGASKAYVNAKVKDCEEVGFQSSLIKFPSTVSESELLEKIDELNKSKAVDGFIVQLPLPDQIDQEKIINAIDPRKDVDGFHPENFGKMALEMDTFLPATPFGILTLLERYNIETKGKDCVIIGRSKIVGRPMSILMGRKDFPGNSTVTLTHSYTKDIEEYTKKADIVITALGDPHFLKGEMIKDGAVIVDVGITRVDDDSPKGYYLAGDVDFDSCAAKASWITPVPGGVGPMTRAMLMKNTIIAYKTSVYND; this is encoded by the coding sequence ATGGCAGAAATTCTTGACGGACTAAAAGTATCCAAAGAAATAAAAGCAGAAATCAAGACAGAAGTTGAAAAGATTCTTGAAAGCAAAAGAAGAGCACCTCATTTGGTGGCCATCCTTGTTGGAAACAACGGAGCAAGCAAGGCTTATGTAAATGCTAAAGTAAAGGATTGCGAGGAAGTAGGTTTTCAATCCAGCCTTATTAAATTCCCGAGTACGGTTTCCGAATCTGAATTACTGGAAAAAATCGATGAGCTGAATAAATCTAAAGCTGTGGATGGATTCATCGTTCAGTTACCTTTACCGGATCAGATTGATCAGGAGAAAATCATTAATGCTATTGATCCAAGAAAAGATGTTGATGGATTCCATCCTGAAAATTTCGGGAAAATGGCATTGGAAATGGATACCTTCTTACCTGCTACCCCTTTTGGAATTTTAACATTATTAGAAAGATATAATATTGAAACTAAAGGTAAAGACTGTGTAATTATCGGAAGAAGTAAAATCGTAGGGAGACCCATGAGTATTTTGATGGGAAGAAAAGACTTCCCTGGAAATTCTACTGTTACCCTTACACACTCTTATACTAAGGACATTGAAGAATATACTAAAAAAGCGGACATTGTCATTACGGCTTTGGGAGATCCTCATTTCTTAAAGGGAGAAATGATTAAAGACGGTGCTGTAATTGTAGATGTAGGAATTACCAGAGTGGATGATGACTCTCCAAAAGGATATTATCTGGCAGGTGATGTAGATTTTGATAGCTGTGCTGCAAAAGCGAGCTGGATTACACCTGTTCCCGGAGGAGTTGGTCCCATGACAAGAGCTATGTTGATGAAAAACACCATCATTGCTTATAAAACTTCAGTCTATAACGACTAA
- a CDS encoding ABC transporter permease, with the protein MLKKFFTAVGEYIILLGKSMQKPQKMRVFWKLFMREINDLGVNSFGLVIFTSIFVGAVVAIQMFNNFDASSFPIPTSFVGYATKAVLVLEFSPTIISLILAGKVGSYIASSIGTMRVSEQIDALDIMGVNSPNFLILPKIIACIIFNPLLIAISIVFGIGGGYIAGILTGNWTESDYITGIQMYMPNLFVYYAFIKTIVFAFVIATVPSYFGYFVKGGSLEVGRASTQAVVWTMVFIIISELILTQLILS; encoded by the coding sequence ATGTTAAAAAAGTTTTTCACAGCCGTAGGGGAATACATTATTCTTCTTGGTAAATCTATGCAAAAACCTCAGAAAATGAGGGTTTTCTGGAAGCTGTTCATGAGAGAAATCAATGATTTAGGAGTCAACTCATTCGGGTTGGTTATCTTTACATCTATATTCGTGGGAGCAGTAGTTGCCATCCAAATGTTCAACAACTTTGATGCTTCTTCATTTCCCATTCCTACTTCGTTCGTGGGATACGCTACAAAAGCAGTACTTGTACTGGAATTTTCACCCACCATTATCAGTTTGATTCTGGCGGGAAAAGTAGGCTCATATATTGCATCCAGTATAGGTACAATGAGGGTTTCAGAACAAATCGATGCATTGGATATCATGGGAGTTAACTCACCCAATTTTCTGATACTCCCTAAAATAATTGCGTGTATCATTTTTAACCCGCTTCTTATTGCAATCAGTATTGTGTTTGGTATAGGCGGTGGATATATTGCCGGAATTTTAACAGGAAACTGGACGGAATCCGATTATATTACGGGGATACAGATGTATATGCCTAATTTATTCGTTTACTATGCATTTATAAAAACGATCGTTTTCGCTTTTGTTATTGCAACAGTTCCTTCATACTTCGGTTACTTCGTAAAAGGTGGTTCACTGGAAGTAGGTAGAGCGAGTACACAAGCCGTGGTTTGGACAATGGTATTTATTATCATTTCCGAATTAATATTAACCCAATTAATATTAAGCTAA
- a CDS encoding outer membrane beta-barrel protein has protein sequence MKQIFSIALLSLSMFASAQISLAGKANLIFPTGSPSWKNISNTASAAIDNKGKNNVGFNIGLSLKANLPMAFFLMPELYYTTFKNEFTDPVSNTTFDVKNNRIDLPVLVGHKVLGDMLGVFIGPVASYNLAKEDTFNDFKENARDNFTVGYQFGAQLEIKKLLINARYEGAFSKDQRNFVNRVSGEEIRYDNRPNLFMVGLGYKF, from the coding sequence ATGAAACAAATATTTAGTATAGCGCTATTAAGCCTTTCGATGTTTGCTTCTGCACAGATTTCTCTTGCAGGTAAGGCAAACTTAATTTTTCCAACAGGATCTCCATCGTGGAAAAATATCTCCAATACGGCAAGTGCGGCAATAGACAATAAGGGAAAGAATAATGTAGGATTTAATATTGGACTTTCATTAAAAGCTAACCTTCCGATGGCATTTTTCCTGATGCCGGAATTGTATTACACCACCTTTAAAAATGAATTCACGGATCCTGTTTCCAATACTACATTCGATGTTAAAAACAACCGTATCGATTTACCGGTACTTGTAGGTCATAAAGTATTAGGGGATATGCTGGGTGTATTCATTGGACCTGTTGCCAGCTATAACCTGGCTAAGGAGGATACATTTAATGATTTTAAAGAAAATGCAAGAGATAATTTTACTGTAGGATACCAGTTCGGAGCTCAGCTTGAAATTAAAAAACTTCTTATCAACGCAAGATATGAAGGTGCATTTAGTAAAGATCAAAGAAATTTTGTAAACAGAGTATCTGGTGAAGAAATCAGATATGATAATCGCCCTAATCTCTTTATGGTAGGTTTGGGTTATAAATTTTAA
- a CDS encoding 7-carboxy-7-deazaguanine synthase QueE — MNKEEDILLNEGKMLPVMEHFYTLQGEGAHTGKAAYFIRLGGCDVGCHWCDVKESWNPDLHPLMNAEEIAETAAKHCKTIVLTGGEPLMWNLDILTSKLKGLGCTIHIETSGAYPVSGQLDWITLSPKKTGLPKEDVYEKASELKVIIFNNHDFAFAQEQAAKVSKDCKLYLQSEWSKRDEMYPKITDFILANPEWQASVQTHKYLNIP; from the coding sequence ATGAATAAAGAAGAAGATATTTTATTAAATGAAGGTAAAATGCTCCCTGTGATGGAGCATTTTTACACTTTACAAGGTGAAGGAGCACACACAGGAAAAGCCGCTTATTTTATACGATTGGGTGGCTGCGATGTAGGTTGCCATTGGTGTGATGTAAAGGAAAGCTGGAATCCTGATCTTCACCCATTGATGAATGCGGAAGAAATTGCAGAAACAGCAGCAAAACATTGTAAAACCATAGTTTTAACCGGTGGTGAACCTTTGATGTGGAATCTGGATATTTTAACCTCCAAGCTAAAGGGCTTGGGATGTACCATACACATTGAAACTTCGGGGGCTTATCCTGTAAGCGGACAACTGGACTGGATCACCCTTTCTCCAAAGAAAACAGGTCTTCCAAAAGAAGATGTATATGAGAAAGCCAGTGAACTGAAGGTAATTATTTTCAATAATCACGATTTTGCATTTGCACAGGAGCAAGCTGCTAAGGTTTCAAAAGATTGTAAGCTGTATCTTCAAAGTGAATGGAGTAAACGTGATGAAATGTATCCGAAAATTACTGATTTTATTTTAGCAAATCCGGAATGGCAGGCCTCAGTTCAGACGCATAAATATCTTAATATCCCGTAA
- a CDS encoding DUF4349 domain-containing protein: MKTTYIKLSMAAVLLLGIYSCKKGEAVAADYETANATDSASFMVSDSVSSAATMKIKDKQFIKTADVNMEVKDVYDATVSIEKSVQDLGGFVTHSNLRSNIISEDTYNTSNEDAILVKKYQTENAMQVRIPTPKLGEFLTLINNKKLFLNFRSINAEDVTSSIKYAELEGRRIKKTGENITQLKNNKDKVKLDDDNMSEGNLQQLANLEVTDNLKYSTIDIYIKEPKYRIAEIAITNTKNIDNKYKFNFIYDAKNAFVEGFYLIQKIAVGLITIWPVLLIAAVIIYCIRRRKPIQKTNPPIS, translated from the coding sequence ATGAAAACTACTTACATTAAATTATCTATGGCTGCTGTTCTTTTATTAGGTATTTACTCGTGTAAAAAAGGAGAAGCGGTAGCAGCAGATTACGAAACGGCAAATGCTACAGACTCTGCTTCGTTCATGGTATCCGATAGTGTATCTTCTGCTGCAACAATGAAGATAAAAGACAAACAGTTCATTAAAACTGCAGATGTCAATATGGAGGTAAAAGACGTTTATGATGCAACCGTTTCAATTGAAAAATCAGTGCAGGATCTGGGAGGATTTGTTACACATAGTAACTTACGAAGCAATATAATTTCAGAGGACACTTATAATACTTCCAATGAAGACGCCATACTTGTAAAAAAATACCAGACTGAAAATGCTATGCAGGTACGTATTCCTACGCCAAAATTAGGAGAATTCTTAACCTTGATTAACAACAAAAAGCTATTCCTAAACTTTCGATCAATCAATGCAGAAGATGTAACATCGAGCATAAAATACGCAGAACTAGAAGGAAGAAGGATCAAAAAAACAGGTGAAAATATCACTCAGCTGAAGAACAACAAGGATAAGGTAAAACTGGACGACGACAATATGTCGGAAGGCAATCTTCAGCAACTTGCTAATCTTGAAGTTACTGACAATCTGAAATATAGTACAATTGACATTTACATTAAAGAACCTAAGTACCGGATTGCGGAAATTGCCATAACGAATACTAAAAATATTGATAATAAATACAAATTCAATTTTATCTATGATGCTAAGAATGCCTTTGTAGAAGGGTTTTATCTTATTCAAAAAATTGCAGTGGGACTGATCACCATTTGGCCGGTTTTATTAATCGCAGCAGTGATCATCTATTGTATCAGAAGACGAAAACCTATTCAAAAGACGAACCCACCCATTTCATAA
- a CDS encoding M48 family metallopeptidase, protein MKLTYLLGIGAIALSVVACTTNPITGRSSLQLANNSEILTMSSQEYRTTLSKSKIISGTADAKRVVNVGTRIKGAAERYYQSIGRSADLANYSWEFNLLQSNELNAWCMPGGKVAVYTGILPVTKNDNGLAVVLGHEVSHALAGHGNERISQAMVAQYGGTILGGTISNSQWANIFQKVYPIGSQVALLKYGRNQESEADQMGLYLMSMAGYDPREAIPFWNRMEAASSGSRQPEFLSTHPSPGTRISDIQKDLPKALEYYKNAGGKI, encoded by the coding sequence ATGAAATTAACTTATCTATTAGGAATAGGAGCAATTGCTTTATCAGTTGTAGCTTGTACCACGAACCCTATTACGGGTAGATCTTCGTTGCAGTTGGCAAATAATTCTGAAATATTAACGATGTCATCTCAGGAGTATAGAACAACATTGTCCAAATCAAAGATTATATCAGGGACGGCAGATGCTAAAAGAGTGGTAAATGTAGGAACAAGAATAAAAGGAGCTGCTGAAAGATACTATCAGAGTATCGGAAGATCTGCAGATCTGGCAAACTATAGCTGGGAGTTTAACCTTCTTCAGAGTAATGAATTAAACGCCTGGTGTATGCCTGGTGGAAAGGTAGCTGTATATACAGGAATATTACCGGTAACTAAAAATGATAACGGACTGGCAGTAGTTTTAGGCCATGAGGTTTCTCATGCTTTAGCAGGACATGGAAATGAAAGAATTTCCCAGGCAATGGTAGCGCAATACGGCGGGACTATATTAGGCGGAACTATTTCTAATTCCCAATGGGCTAATATTTTCCAGAAAGTATATCCGATTGGTTCGCAGGTTGCTTTGTTAAAATATGGAAGAAATCAGGAGTCGGAAGCTGATCAGATGGGATTGTATCTGATGTCTATGGCCGGATATGATCCAAGGGAGGCAATTCCTTTCTGGAACAGAATGGAAGCTGCATCTTCTGGAAGCAGACAGCCGGAGTTTCTTTCTACTCACCCAAGTCCGGGAACGAGAATATCAGATATTCAAAAAGATTTACCAAAAGCATTGGAATATTACAAAAATGCAGGTGGGAAAATTTAA
- a CDS encoding T9SS type A sorting domain-containing protein → MKKIIKITVLLLVYNLGFGQTNYYVDKTNGNDNNNGSSTAPWKTIQKAATKATPNSIVNIKAGTYYENVVINVSGTSGNYITFKNYANDNVIIDGTNTPGSTLLTVTNKSFLKFENLTIQNKTVNDAQGVLVQTTGIGSSTDLTFKNITVTKINWNANKDIPVNPNNNAQGFIVYGRNGGITNLTIDECKVFNNILGYSEALAVNGNIDGFIVKNCKVYDNTNIGIDILGHEGTASNTSLDEARNGVVINNECYNNVAKYATSAGIYVDGARNITIERNKSYQNGYGIEVGAERDGIVQQITVKNNLIYKNKEAGLSIGGFDDNTTGQVINSVIRNNTFLQNDTANKGSGEISMSKASNCTFENNIFYTGPENLLMFIDNKSPQSNNTFNYNCWYTPNNDQNDIAVDWRGTTYDTFAAYRSATGQDANSLYANPSLVSISSTPPIVKLNAASVCINKGKPTTAITSGELDFYGAGRISNTIIDIGASEYSATLGTTTNEILNFGTISPNPSSGIFNFELDADKKPYFITVYNMGGQELKNYNFLTNRFSIDLSWLTEGTYFVKMQNKNGVSSKKIIIKK, encoded by the coding sequence ATGAAAAAAATTATTAAAATCACAGTATTATTACTGGTGTATAACCTGGGATTCGGCCAGACCAATTATTATGTAGATAAAACAAACGGAAACGATAACAATAACGGAAGCAGCACCGCTCCATGGAAAACAATACAAAAAGCAGCCACTAAGGCTACCCCAAACAGTATTGTGAATATTAAGGCAGGTACTTATTACGAAAATGTAGTTATCAACGTAAGTGGAACCAGTGGAAACTATATTACTTTTAAAAATTATGCCAATGATAATGTAATCATTGACGGAACAAATACCCCGGGAAGTACTCTGTTGACGGTGACGAATAAAAGTTTTCTGAAATTTGAAAACCTGACCATCCAAAACAAAACAGTAAATGATGCGCAGGGAGTGCTTGTTCAAACAACGGGAATCGGTTCATCTACAGATCTCACGTTCAAAAACATAACGGTTACAAAAATTAATTGGAATGCAAATAAAGATATACCGGTTAATCCTAATAATAATGCGCAGGGCTTTATTGTGTATGGTCGTAATGGCGGAATTACCAATCTTACGATAGACGAATGTAAGGTGTTTAATAATATTTTGGGTTATAGTGAAGCATTGGCTGTAAATGGAAATATAGATGGATTTATAGTCAAAAATTGCAAGGTATATGATAATACAAATATCGGAATTGATATCCTAGGACATGAGGGTACAGCATCAAATACATCATTAGATGAAGCCAGAAATGGAGTAGTGATTAATAATGAGTGTTATAATAATGTTGCAAAGTATGCAACTTCCGCAGGGATTTATGTTGATGGCGCGAGGAATATTACTATAGAAAGAAATAAAAGTTATCAAAATGGATATGGAATTGAGGTCGGAGCTGAGCGAGATGGGATTGTTCAGCAAATTACTGTAAAAAACAATTTAATATATAAAAATAAAGAAGCAGGGCTTTCGATAGGAGGGTTTGATGATAATACTACAGGTCAGGTTATTAATAGTGTTATCCGAAACAATACATTCTTACAAAACGACACTGCGAATAAAGGATCTGGAGAAATTTCGATGAGCAAAGCTTCTAATTGTACTTTTGAGAACAATATTTTTTACACTGGCCCGGAAAATTTATTGATGTTTATAGATAACAAGAGTCCACAATCGAACAATACTTTTAATTATAATTGTTGGTATACTCCAAATAATGATCAAAATGATATCGCAGTAGATTGGAGAGGAACAACGTATGATACATTTGCAGCGTATAGATCTGCAACTGGCCAGGACGCCAATTCTCTTTATGCTAATCCAAGTTTAGTATCCATTTCAAGTACACCACCTATTGTAAAATTAAACGCAGCAAGTGTTTGTATAAATAAGGGAAAACCAACTACTGCTATTACTTCAGGAGAATTGGATTTTTATGGAGCTGGAAGAATTTCAAATACAATTATCGATATAGGGGCAAGTGAGTATAGTGCTACATTAGGGACTACAACCAATGAAATTTTAAATTTTGGAACGATTTCCCCTAACCCATCAAGTGGTATTTTTAATTTTGAATTAGATGCAGATAAAAAGCCGTATTTTATAACTGTATATAATATGGGTGGACAAGAATTAAAAAATTATAACTTTTTAACGAACCGATTTTCCATAGACTTATCATGGCTTACGGAGGGGACTTACTTTGTTAAAATGCAAAATAAGAATGGAGTGTCTTCTAAAAAAATTATAATAAAAAAATAA
- the pgi gene encoding glucose-6-phosphate isomerase, which produces MLSKINPIHTNSWKALDEHFAGNDFDLRTLFAYNENRFEEFSIKKENFLFDYSKNLMDSRTKELLLNLAEECQLKDAISKMFSGDKINETEGRAVLHTALRDFSDKEILVDGENVKPHIRRVLDHMKSFSEKIISGEHKGFSGKEITDVVNIGIGGSDLGPVMVCSALKHFKTRLDVHFVSNVDGNHIAEVVKNLNPETTLFIVASKTFTTQETMTNANSAKDWFLQAGKQDDVAKHFVALSTNIEAVKSFGIAEDNIFEFWDWVGGRYSLWSAIGLSIVLAVGYENFEELLKGAFDTDQHFQNTDFSENIPVLMGLIGIWYRNFYAATTYAILPYSQYLDRFAAYLQQGDMESNGKCVDRNGEFVEYETGPIIWGEPGTNGQHAFYQLIHQGTELIPADFIAYAKSSNKVSDHQDKLLANFFAQTEALAFGKNEEEVEEELRNSGKSDEEIERLLNFKVFHGNTPTNSILFKELTPFSLGQLIAMYEHKIFVQGVIWNIFSFDQFGVELGKVLANKILPELENDATIGSHDSSTNGLINYYKDNK; this is translated from the coding sequence ATGCTATCAAAAATAAATCCCATACACACCAACAGCTGGAAAGCCCTTGATGAACACTTTGCAGGAAATGATTTCGACTTAAGAACCCTTTTCGCATACAATGAAAATCGTTTTGAAGAGTTCTCAATAAAAAAAGAAAATTTTCTTTTTGATTACTCTAAAAACCTGATGGATTCAAGGACTAAAGAATTGTTGTTGAATTTAGCTGAAGAATGCCAGCTAAAAGACGCCATTTCTAAAATGTTTAGTGGTGACAAAATCAATGAAACAGAAGGGAGAGCAGTTCTTCATACAGCTTTAAGGGATTTTTCGGATAAGGAAATTTTGGTAGATGGAGAAAATGTAAAGCCTCACATCAGAAGAGTCCTTGACCATATGAAATCTTTTTCCGAGAAAATAATTTCCGGAGAGCATAAAGGATTCAGCGGAAAAGAAATCACGGATGTAGTTAATATCGGAATCGGAGGCTCTGACCTTGGTCCTGTGATGGTATGCTCTGCGCTAAAACACTTCAAAACAAGGCTGGACGTTCATTTCGTATCTAATGTGGACGGAAACCATATTGCAGAAGTCGTTAAAAATTTAAATCCTGAAACAACTCTGTTTATCGTTGCTTCCAAAACTTTTACAACCCAGGAAACAATGACTAATGCCAACTCTGCAAAAGATTGGTTTTTACAAGCTGGAAAGCAGGATGACGTTGCCAAACATTTCGTAGCTTTATCCACTAATATTGAAGCAGTTAAAAGCTTCGGAATCGCAGAAGATAATATCTTTGAATTCTGGGACTGGGTTGGCGGAAGATATTCTCTTTGGAGTGCTATCGGACTAAGTATTGTTCTGGCAGTAGGTTATGAAAACTTCGAAGAATTGTTAAAAGGAGCTTTTGATACTGATCAACATTTCCAGAACACAGACTTTTCAGAAAACATTCCGGTTTTAATGGGTCTCATTGGCATCTGGTACCGTAATTTTTATGCTGCAACTACTTATGCTATTTTGCCTTATTCCCAGTATCTTGACAGATTTGCTGCGTACTTACAACAGGGAGATATGGAAAGCAACGGAAAATGCGTAGACAGAAATGGTGAATTTGTGGAATATGAAACAGGTCCTATTATCTGGGGAGAGCCAGGAACAAATGGACAGCATGCATTCTATCAGCTGATCCACCAGGGTACGGAATTAATTCCTGCTGATTTTATAGCCTATGCAAAAAGTAGTAATAAGGTTTCTGATCACCAGGACAAACTACTGGCTAACTTTTTCGCTCAGACGGAAGCGCTTGCTTTTGGAAAAAATGAAGAAGAAGTAGAGGAAGAATTAAGAAATTCAGGAAAATCGGATGAGGAAATAGAAAGGCTGTTAAACTTCAAGGTCTTCCACGGAAACACACCAACTAACTCCATATTATTCAAAGAATTAACTCCTTTTTCATTAGGCCAGTTAATAGCAATGTATGAGCATAAAATCTTTGTTCAGGGAGTGATCTGGAATATCTTCAGTTTTGATCAATTCGGAGTAGAGCTTGGAAAGGTATTAGCCAACAAAATTCTACCTGAACTGGAGAATGATGCAACTATTGGGTCACACGATAGTTCGACTAACGGGCTGATCAATTATTATAAGGACAATAAATAA
- a CDS encoding ATP-binding cassette domain-containing protein, translated as MIEVKNLKKSFDDVEVLKGISTSFDKGKVNLIIGQSGSGKTVFLKSLLNVYQPSSGEILFDGKDINTMTREEKQHLRSEIGTVFQGSALFDSLTVEENIMFPLDMFTNLSFREKKKRVFEVIGRVHLDKANKKFPSEISGGMQKRVAIARAIVNNPKYLFCDEPNSGLDPYTSNVIDDLLLEITKEYNTTTIINTHDMNSVMTIGEKIVYLRLGIKEWEGNKDILITAGNKNLIDFVYSSELFKELRVYLLENNKTIDNTITKLDENETNI; from the coding sequence ATGATTGAGGTAAAAAATCTTAAAAAAAGTTTTGATGATGTTGAAGTACTTAAAGGAATTTCAACTTCTTTTGATAAAGGGAAAGTAAATCTGATTATCGGGCAAAGTGGATCGGGAAAAACAGTATTTCTTAAGAGTTTATTAAATGTATATCAGCCTTCTTCAGGTGAAATTCTTTTTGATGGTAAAGACATCAATACAATGACCCGTGAAGAAAAGCAGCACCTGCGATCGGAAATCGGAACGGTATTCCAGGGAAGCGCTTTGTTTGACTCTCTGACAGTGGAGGAAAACATTATGTTTCCTCTTGATATGTTTACCAATTTAAGTTTCAGGGAAAAGAAAAAAAGAGTTTTTGAAGTTATTGGAAGAGTACATCTCGATAAAGCCAACAAAAAATTTCCATCCGAAATTTCCGGAGGAATGCAAAAACGGGTGGCCATTGCAAGAGCCATTGTGAACAATCCTAAATACTTGTTTTGTGATGAGCCAAATTCAGGACTGGATCCCTATACATCCAATGTAATAGATGATCTACTGCTCGAAATAACAAAAGAATATAACACAACAACGATCATTAATACACACGATATGAACTCCGTAATGACGATAGGTGAAAAGATTGTCTATCTGAGATTAGGAATTAAAGAGTGGGAAGGAAATAAAGACATTCTGATTACAGCAGGCAATAAAAATCTTATTGACTTCGTTTATTCTTCAGAGCTATTTAAAGAATTGAGAGTGTATTTACTTGAAAATAATAAAACTATTGATAATACGATCACAAAACTAGACGAAAATGAAACAAATATTTAG